GTCACGCTGCTCCTGCATCGACTGGTCGAAGCCTTCGCGATCGACGGTCATGCCGCGCTCTGCAGCGAAGTCCTCCGTCAAGTCGAACGGGAAGCCGTACGTGTCATACAGCTTGAACGCCTCCGGCCCGTTAATGACCGTGCGGCCCTCTGCACGAGCCTTATCCGACATCTCAGCGAGAATAAGAAGACCGTCAGACAGTGTCTCGTGGAACCGCTCCTCCTCGGTGCGGATGACGCGCTCGATGAACTCACGCTTGTCCACAACCTCCGAATAGTAGACACCCATCACGTCACCGACGATCGGCGTCAATGTGTACAGGAACGGCTTGTCCAGTCCGAGCACCTTGCCGTAGCGCACCGCGCGGCGCAGCAGACGGCGAATGACGTAGCCGCGGCCTTCGTTGGACGGCAGCACGCCGTCGCCAACGGAGAAGACGACCGTACGAATATGATCGGCAATGACCTTCAGCGCCACGTCGTTGTCCGTGTTTTCCTTATAGGTCACACCTGCCAGCTCGGCCGTCTTCTGAATGATCGGCTGGAACAGGTCGGTGTCGAAGTTCGAGTCGACGTCCTGCAGAATTGATGCGAAGCGCTCTAGTCCCGCGCCCGTATCGATGTTCTTGTTCGGAAGCGGCGTGTAGCTGCCGTCCTTATTATGGTTGAACTGCGAGAACACGAGGTTCCACACCTCGAGGAAGCGCTCATTCTCCCCGCCCGGCCAACATTCCGGATCGTTCAGATCGCCATACTTGTCGCCGCGGTCGTAGAATATCTCGGTACACGGACCGCACGGACCTTCGCCGATATCCCAGAAGTTATCCTGCAGCTTGTAGATGCGCTCCTCCGGAAGACCGATCTTCTTGCTCCAGAATTCGAATGCCTCCGTATCCTCTGGATACACCGTCACGGACAGACGCTCCGGATCGAAGCCGATCCACTCCTTGCTAGTCAAGAACTCCCACGCCCACGTGATCGCTTCCTCCTTGAAGTAGTCACCGATGGAGAAGTTGCCGAGCATCTCGAAGAACGTATGGTGACGGCGCGTCTTGCCGACGTTCTCGATATCGTTCGTGCGGATACACTTCTGCGAGTTCGTGATACGCGGATTGTCTGGTACGACGCGTCCGTCGAAGTACGCCTTCAGTGGCGCCATACCAGCATTAATCCACAGGAGCGACGGATCGTTGTGCGGCACGAGCGGTGCGCTCGGCTCAATCTTATGTCCCTTGCTTTCGAAAAACTGCAGCCATTTCGAGCGAATTTCACTGGCTTTCATGTTACTTATACCCCCTGGGCTTGAATTGAATTTCACGTTGAAGCGCAAGCTCGGTTCTATACGCCTAATTCGGCAAAAAAACGCAAAAAATCGCCCCTGTATACAGGGACGAATTGCTCGCGGTACCACCCTGGTTATTGCTTCGTCCCATCAGCTCGTGCTTGATCGGGTGCGGCAGCAATCTCCTCTGATCGGACAATAACGGTTCCGTGCCGGCGGAGTTCATCCGCGCTCCGAAATGAGCGTTCGGTCATCCTTCATTAGGCGGGCTCTCGCAGCGGAACGCGAGCACGGGGAAGCGAACGAATCGACGCTCCGAACAAGTGCTCAGTTACAAGCCTGCTCTCTGGCTAATGGACTATGACGTACTGTATTTCATCAACGCTTTCATCTGCTAATTATATGATTCCAGCTTGGCCTCTGTCAACTGATGGCTGGACGCTGCGAACACGCCGCGGATAGGGCAGGCTCCCCCTTCGGCAGCGGATATTCAGGCAGACTTACATCCGCGCGATCCCGCTCCTTACCGATCTCAACCGGCCTCCGCAGCTCCTTCCAGATCGCTGGAAGCACCTTGCCGATGTATGCGATTGAGATAAAAGAACGCCCCTCGGTGCGAAATCGGTAGCGGATCGGAATCTCGGCAAGCCGAAACCCTTTGCGCAAGAGATTGAGCGTGAGCACCTGCGCATAGTTATAGTCATGTATAATTTCGGCTGCCTCAGCAGCCGAGCGCGTGAACGCCCGCATTCCTGATTGACCGTCTGTAATGATACGACGGAGCAAGATCGCCTGCAGCGCTGTGAAAAAATAGTTGCCCAGCCGACGATACAGCTTCATCCCATCGATCGTGCCCATGAACCGCGAGCCCATCGTATAGTCCGCCTGACCGGCGAAGATCGGCGAGAGCAGCTCAGGAATTTGATCGGCTGGATACTCGTTGTCCGCGTCGATCATGATGACGACATCAGCGCCGAGGCGTACGCTTTCCTTCAGGCCGTGACGCACTGCAGCGCCAAGTCCGCCGTTCACAGGCAAGCTGAGCACATGGTCAGCCCCGGCAGCGAGCGCCCGCTCCACCGTCCGATCGGTCGAGCCGTCGTCGATAATGAGCGTCTCTACCGTCACTCGTGCATCGAACCGTCGCGGAATTCGCTTCAGCACCTCGCCGATCGAAGCCTCCTCGTTATGAGCGGGCAGGAATACGATAACTTTACGTGTCGATGTCATGTTGCTCGGGGTCCAGGCTGCGTTCTTCTGTCTAGTCATGTTGTACTTCCTTTCACTCCGTTCTCCCGCTTGTCTGCACTACTAGCTGTCGACCACGCCTCGGTCAGCACATCGCCTCGGCTATGGTCGGGATACGGCGCTCCGAGCAGACAAGCGATCGTCGGCGCCACCGACGTCAGCGACATGCGGCGCTCAATCTTGCGTCCTTGCGCAATGCGCGGACCGTACAGGAAGAACGGTACGAACCGTTCGCCCTCATCGAGATGGCCGTGACCGCCGATGCCGTCCGCTTGTCCGTGATCGGCGCAGACGAGCAGCGTCGTGTCCTGCATATGCCCGTTCACCTCTAGCCATTGAACGAACTCGTCGAGCAGCGCGTCAGCTTCCTCGATTTTCTGCACATATTCGTCGTACAGTACACCCATGCTATGTCCCGTCTGGTCTGTGGCGATGAGCTGGACGACGAGCAGGTCCGGGTTCTGCTCCGCCATAATCTTCTTCGCCCGCTCGACGATGAATCGGTCCGCCTTATCATTATGCATAACCGCGGTGACGCTCTCCACATCGTCGCCCATCGAGTCGATCAGATGCGCGATACCGAGCAGACGACCCTTCTTGCCGATCTTGCGCAGCGAGTCGAAGATGCTCTCCACCCGAATGCCGAGCTTCCACACCATATTTGACTGAATACCGTGCTCACGTGGATACGTGCCTGTGAACATCGAGGAGAAGCAGACGACCGTACGCGCCGGATATACCGTCTCCATCTGCGTATACTCCGTTCCGCCCTGCCTCAGCCGATCCAGGAACGGCGTGCGCGCCACATCGAACCGCTCCTTGCGCATGCCGTCGATGACGAGCACGATCACCTTCCCGGTCATCGGCTCCAGAGGCTCGGCATACCGTTCATGCGTGAACGACAGATCCTCCTTCGGCTTCCAGTCGAACAGGTTACGATGCAGCACATAGCTCAGTAGCGCGACAGCCGCCGTGAATGCGAGCACTGTTGGCGCCTCAATCGCAAATGCGCCGCTGCCAAGCAGCTCCGTATGCAGTCGCTCCCACAGGTAGACGAGCAGCAGCGTCTTCGGCAGCTGCTCCTGCGCATTGCCGCTCGTCGAGTCGCTGTTCTTCAGCACGAGCTTCCAGAAGCGGCGGAAGTTCAGCCACGACGTGCCGATGCGCAGATGGTAATACAACGTCCCCCAGAAGAAGACGGTGAAGAAGAAGTACAGCGCGATCGTCCATAGCCCAATCCCAAGCTCAGGCACACCCCAGATGAAGAAATATGCGACGAATGGCAGCCATAAATAATTGCGCATGAACAGTGGATAGTCGTATATAAACCAGACCGCGAACAAGGGGACGAGCAGCAGCGCTGCTAGCGCCGTGCCGAGCCAGAACGAGCCGCTTCCCCAGTCCGATATATGATAGAGCAGGAACGCCCCCGCTGTAAAAATCGGCGTAAACGGCTTCCCTTCATTGACCAGGTTCCAGCAGCGTGCGGCGACAATTTCGAAGCCGGATGCTTCCTTCATCGATTCCCCTCCTCCCTTCGTATGTTATATTCGTACAGCGTCAGACGGTCATATACCGGATTGACGATCGGATTTCCCTGAAAATCAGCCAAGCTCGTCAAGTGCGGCAACAGCTCAGCCCGCTCGTCAGCAGCGAAGCCATCAAGCACCTTGCTCGTCAGAAGCACTCGCCGCCCGCCTGCCAAGTATTCTCTAGCCTGCTGTTGGAACAGCCCATAGCTCTTCACCCGCGTCGCCGCGAGATGAGGCGCATAATAATGGAACAGACGCTCCTCCTCCCACGTAAAGACGACGGGTGCCGCCGGCAGCTTCAGCTGCTCCGTATAACGAACAAGCTGCAGCGCAGGAGCAGGCTGGACGCTCGCCTCGAGCAGAACTGCAGACTGCTGCACGGAGGTTAGCAGGAATAGACCGACAGCCGCTCCAACTGCAGCCTGCAGCGTCCTTCTTGCTTGAAGCGCACGCATGCTCGACTCCACAGCTACAGCAGCACCCATAAGCAGGAGTGGAATGAGAGGCAGCAGATGCCGGGCTTTCTCCGGATTTTGCCCCCAGAACATCCAGATCGTATACGGGACAACGGCTGTCAGTAAGAGCATGAGCTTGGCCCAATTCACATGAGCGACGAAGCGTACGGCACCAGCCATGCGCGAGACTCCCGGCTTCGAGCGTATGTACGCAAGCACTCGGCTGCCCCACACCGTGAGCACAAGCAGGGCCATCACACTGGCTGAAGTGATCCGCAGTATCAGTGGGGCCATACTCTGCTCTGCCGAAGCGGTCACCGTGGAAGCAGCGGACGCAGCACCAGCAGAGATGCCTTCGGCAGACGCTCTGTCGAGAGCTCCCGCGTCAGCGCCGGTCCAGCCGGCCCACAGCAGCTGGTCCCACAGCCACTGCTTCAAGCGAACGATATAGTCGTACAGCGACGACGTCGCCGACGTCATCGCGCCGCCCCAATCGTTGAAGTGCCCCGCCGAGAACGATTGTCCGAGCATGAAGTATGGCGCCAATCCACCCTCCGTCATCGCGACAGGCACGATCCAGGCAAGTCCAGTTAGTGCGCCTGCGGTGAGGGCGCCTGCTATTTTCCACCAGCCGAATCGAGTCGACCTCAGCCTCCATAATGGAACGAGCAGCGCCGCCCCTAGCGGAAAATACGAAATACGAACGCCCATAGCAACAGCATATAGGATGCAGCTCCATACGGCGATGTGCAAATATTGGTCTGCACGAAGTCCGGCCCGTACACTTAACGAAGAGACGGCAAGCAGCAGCAGCACGCTGAACAGTCCCATACTCTCGCTCATCGGCTGCACATGGGTGAGCGAGATCAAGGGATGCACCGCGTACAGCGCGGCGGCCAGAAGGGAAGCGCGGACGCTCCCGCCGACACTCCTCATCAGCGCGTAGACGCACAGCACCGACAAGCTGCCGAACACCGCGGACACGAGCGACAGCGACCAGACAGCGTCCTGCGTCAGCGCATAGACCGGCTTCGCTGCTACGATGAATACAGGATACCCTGGGAAGTGCGGCTGCATGGCGAATATATCGTATCTCTTCAGCGCCAGCGCAAAGTCGACCGCATCCCAGCTGCCCGCGTATCTCGCAACGTAAGGCAGCCGCCATACCAATAAAGCGGCGAAAAGAAGAAAAAGAAACGCCGCTGCACGTTTCTCCCTCTTCTCCTTGTGTAAATTCGCTGAAAGCTCGTTGTCGTTGTTGACCATCGGCTACGTCGTCGTCTTCTGCGCCTGGACCGTGCTCGCAGACGAATGCGAAGGCAATCGAGTAGCTGACGCCTGCTCGCGGCGCTCCTTGATTCTTAGCGACCACCCGGCAAGGAAGAGCGCGAACAAGTAGTACATCCAGTAGCCGACGAACTGCTCGACGGACGGATTTTGCGAATAGCCGAACATCGCCGCGAAGAAGATGCCTACATTACCGCTGAATACGGTCTCCTCGCCATGATCGCGCAAATAGTCGTTCGCATCCTTCTCATGCTCCGGCAGCAGCCATGCGATGTTGTACACTTCGCCGATCTGACCACCCTGTGTCATGTGTACACTCTTCATGTAGCCCATATCCTGCATCATACCGATTCCGTTAGAGAGCAAGCCGGCGGCAATCATGATGAGGAGCGCTCCCGTCACCTTGAAGTAGGTGGCAAGCGGAATTTTTTTGAACCCCTTGAAGAAGATCAGCGCAACGATCGTAGCAGAAGCTAACCCTGTCAGCGCTCCCCAGCTCATCATCGCCTTCGTTACGTCCCCGCCGCTGATTGCCGCAAAGAAAAATACGGTCTCCACTGCCTCGCGCATAACGACCAAGTAAGAATGGACGATCATGTTAAAGGCGCTGCCTGCCGTAATGATAACCTGCAGCTTAGCCTCCATGCTCTTCTTCATGTCCTTCTTCTGATCCGCCATCCAGACGACCATATGGGTGAGTAATATGACAGAGACGAACATGACGCCGAAGCGCAGATAGCTCTGACTCTTCAGCCCCTCGAAGCCATCCAGCACAACCTGGAACACGAACGCAACGCCAAGG
Above is a genomic segment from Paenibacillus sp. YYML68 containing:
- a CDS encoding alkaline phosphatase family protein, with translation MKEASGFEIVAARCWNLVNEGKPFTPIFTAGAFLLYHISDWGSGSFWLGTALAALLLVPLFAVWFIYDYPLFMRNYLWLPFVAYFFIWGVPELGIGLWTIALYFFFTVFFWGTLYYHLRIGTSWLNFRRFWKLVLKNSDSTSGNAQEQLPKTLLLVYLWERLHTELLGSGAFAIEAPTVLAFTAAVALLSYVLHRNLFDWKPKEDLSFTHERYAEPLEPMTGKVIVLVIDGMRKERFDVARTPFLDRLRQGGTEYTQMETVYPARTVVCFSSMFTGTYPREHGIQSNMVWKLGIRVESIFDSLRKIGKKGRLLGIAHLIDSMGDDVESVTAVMHNDKADRFIVERAKKIMAEQNPDLLVVQLIATDQTGHSMGVLYDEYVQKIEEADALLDEFVQWLEVNGHMQDTTLLVCADHGQADGIGGHGHLDEGERFVPFFLYGPRIAQGRKIERRMSLTSVAPTIACLLGAPYPDHSRGDVLTEAWSTASSADKRENGVKGSTT
- a CDS encoding glycosyltransferase family 39 protein, coding for MVNNDNELSANLHKEKREKRAAAFLFLLFAALLVWRLPYVARYAGSWDAVDFALALKRYDIFAMQPHFPGYPVFIVAAKPVYALTQDAVWSLSLVSAVFGSLSVLCVYALMRSVGGSVRASLLAAALYAVHPLISLTHVQPMSESMGLFSVLLLLAVSSLSVRAGLRADQYLHIAVWSCILYAVAMGVRISYFPLGAALLVPLWRLRSTRFGWWKIAGALTAGALTGLAWIVPVAMTEGGLAPYFMLGQSFSAGHFNDWGGAMTSATSSLYDYIVRLKQWLWDQLLWAGWTGADAGALDRASAEGISAGAASAASTVTASAEQSMAPLILRITSASVMALLVLTVWGSRVLAYIRSKPGVSRMAGAVRFVAHVNWAKLMLLLTAVVPYTIWMFWGQNPEKARHLLPLIPLLLMGAAVAVESSMRALQARRTLQAAVGAAVGLFLLTSVQQSAVLLEASVQPAPALQLVRYTEQLKLPAAPVVFTWEEERLFHYYAPHLAATRVKSYGLFQQQAREYLAGGRRVLLTSKVLDGFAADERAELLPHLTSLADFQGNPIVNPVYDRLTLYEYNIRREEGNR
- a CDS encoding glycosyltransferase family 2 protein produces the protein MTRQKNAAWTPSNMTSTRKVIVFLPAHNEEASIGEVLKRIPRRFDARVTVETLIIDDGSTDRTVERALAAGADHVLSLPVNGGLGAAVRHGLKESVRLGADVVIMIDADNEYPADQIPELLSPIFAGQADYTMGSRFMGTIDGMKLYRRLGNYFFTALQAILLRRIITDGQSGMRAFTRSAAEAAEIIHDYNYAQVLTLNLLRKGFRLAEIPIRYRFRTEGRSFISIAYIGKVLPAIWKELRRPVEIGKERDRADVSLPEYPLPKGEPALSAACSQRPAIS
- a CDS encoding FTR1 family protein translates to MGFSQFAAFLITFREALEALLIVGIIMTYINRVGAKRFNIWVIVGVLLALLTSLGVAFVFQVVLDGFEGLKSQSYLRFGVMFVSVILLTHMVVWMADQKKDMKKSMEAKLQVIITAGSAFNMIVHSYLVVMREAVETVFFFAAISGGDVTKAMMSWGALTGLASATIVALIFFKGFKKIPLATYFKVTGALLIMIAAGLLSNGIGMMQDMGYMKSVHMTQGGQIGEVYNIAWLLPEHEKDANDYLRDHGEETVFSGNVGIFFAAMFGYSQNPSVEQFVGYWMYYLFALFLAGWSLRIKERREQASATRLPSHSSASTVQAQKTTT